In the genome of Mastomys coucha isolate ucsf_1 unplaced genomic scaffold, UCSF_Mcou_1 pScaffold21, whole genome shotgun sequence, the window AGAAGATTACAGAATGTTAAAGATATAGATCTCAATAGCTTTAAAAGTCAGCTTTGACCTATATTTCAGAAGCTGTACACTTTGACTGATTAAGCtgattttaaaataccaaaataaatgtCTGTGACCTTGTCTTTCTCTCAGGATCATTGAGAAGGCAAAAATAGTGTATGTAGGTGTCACCTAGCTCAGTGTAAGTTAAATTACCTTCcaatggaataatttttattattacacgTACGTGGGTATTAAGCATAGACTTTTGAAAAGTTAAATTAGCAAAGACATTTAACACATTGTCATGAAAACTAATGCTGTACAGATTCTCAAAAATACTAGCAGATTTCCATCATGTTTGAAACATTgagtctatggccataccaccctgaacatgCCCTACCTATCTTGtgtgatctcagaagctaagcaagGTTGgacctggttagtacttggatgggagaaaTATTGGCTTCATGTCGTACCCACTCTCAGGGGTCTTCTGATGTAGTAGCTATGTTTTGTGCAGAGGGGCATAATATTAAACAATTGTTTAAATATTGTAgtgtggtggtggtttgaatgataaatgTGTCTCATACTCTTGGGCATTTGCATATTCTGTCCCTGGCTGGTGATCCTGTTTGGGAAagtttaggaggtatggtcttgctgAAGGGGGTGTGACACTGGGATTGGGCCTTGAGGTGACATTCCCAGCTCACATTCTCTCTGTTTTCACCTTGTGGTTCCAGGTGTAAGCAGCTAGCTTCCAGGTCCACTGTGCAATATGGACTCACCCCTCTGAAACCATTAGCATAAATACTGTTTCTTCAGTAAGCTgtgttggtcatggtgctttatcacagcaacagaaaagtaactatttTAAGTGCCCATGGTGGACCACAATCTTCCAAACAGCATGAACCTCCTCTACTTCTTCAGGGTTAATTGTATGCTCTGTAAACAGGAAGGCATGGACTGAAGCCCAGTGGCCTGTATGATGTCTAACACCCAGGGCTACTGTAGGGAGATAAAGAGGCAGTCAGCATAAACTATGCATTCTAGATGATGCTGGTAGTGGCTCAAGACATGCTGGGTCATTTGGGTCATTACCATGGTGCTTTGATGCTAGTGTCATGTGCACGGACATCTTTATTTTAACTTAGCCCAGAGATGTTTAAGCCAGAAGGTTGTGCAATTTCCCAGAACAAAACCCTTCAATATGCTATGTAGTGACAGCAGTGTTGCCACAATTACCACAGTCACCATTGTCATGAGTATCACAACCACTTCCAccattatcaccaccatcacAATCATCAAGTCCTAGGCTAGTGGTTAGTGCTAAAATTAGGAGTCACTCCAAGACATAGGAAACTCAACCCAGGCAGGCTTTAGTAGAAGTGAATTTATTTGTTCACAGAGGGGAATAGACCAAACTTTAGGTAGGATTAGAACCAGGAACTCATCAGTCAACAAGACTtctaattttggttttcttttgttgactctattatcaaaaataataataaaaaaaaaccctcctgcTTTTTTTGTTaagacttattttcatttttatttatatatgcgtgtatatatttatgtatggggATGTACATGTAATAAGACCCAAATTAAGaccatagaaaataaagaaaaaatctgaaaaagaaatattgagaTCTGGCTTTCTGATATTGACTTATTAATGTCTCCAGTGCCACAATTCCTCTATGAAGGTTATAAAGTTAGATGAAACTCCAGCCTCCTTTACACAAAGACTAAGAGTATCAATTGCCTCTTGATTTTAAATCTCCCCACAGGGTTTGGATTGTCTTGCAATTCTTCATCCCTCATGCAATTGGGTCTCCCCACTTACACTTCAGCTACTGTAATGAAACGCCATTCCTGAACCAGCTCTTGGGTCTCAAGAGAAGCATATGGACCAAAGCATCTTTAGCTGAATCATACTCACCTTGACCAACATCCATTTGCACGAGCAGAATTAGCCCATGTCAAAAATATCACCCAGGTGGGTCCAGTCTTGATTACCAGACACTCGGCTTATTGGAAGTGAATGAGAGAATGTTACAGGCTTTAAGACATTAAGTTTTAAGATGGGAGTGTTGCATGGCATTCCTGCAGAAGATGCTAGCTAATGTAATCTAATTGGCTAAGTGGATTAATTTGTCtacctttatttaaaataatcctgatcagaaatgaaaagtctgATGTTCTGCTTCTCTTAGGTAGGGAAATAGCATGGGTTTCCTAGAAGAAAGTCAGGGTGTTAAGCCACACTGGGGAAATGGGCCTCAATAATTACTTGACTCTGAAAGCTGGCAGAGGAGAGAGTTCATTCATGGAGTCTAGACTCTTAGTGTCCACAGCATACACGACCGAAGGCAGCCTTGACCTCCTTGTTCCGCAGGCTGTAGATGAGGGGATTGAGCATAGGGGTCACCATGGTATATGACAGGGACACCACTTGCTTGCTCTCAGGAGAGTAGCTGGCCTTGGGGCGCAAGTGGATGACCCCTGTTGTGCCATAAAACAGAATTACTACTATGAGATGGGAGGCACAGGTGGACAGGGCCTTGTGGCGCCCAGAGGCTGATGGGATCCTAAGGACAGCAGCCAGAATCATCACATAGGATGTAGCTATAAGACAGAAGGGAACCATGATGACAAGGACGGTGGCCACGAACACATTGGCCTCGAAGACTCTGGTGTCTGCACACACCAGGCTCAGCAGAGGTGCTATGTCACAGAAGAAGTGTCGGATGCCAAGTGGTCCACAGAAGGGGAAGTTAAAGAGCCAAATGGTGAAGACGAGTGCAACAGGGATTCCCGCCAGCCAGCAGG includes:
- the LOC116101610 gene encoding olfactory receptor 10A7-like, producing MPPSWAAPPWANQSGAHELEFVLLGFAHVPSLRPMLAALFLAAFLLTMLGNTLIVLLTSLDLGLRTPMYFFLRQLALVEICFSLDVAPRLLVTLLQPGRGVSPASCALQLLLVLSCVTSECFLLTVMAWDRFLAICRPLRYGAIMSPQLCYLLATTCWLAGIPVALVFTIWLFNFPFCGPLGIRHFFCDIAPLLSLVCADTRVFEANVFVATVLVIMVPFCLIATSYVMILAAVLRIPSASGRHKALSTCASHLIVVILFYGTTGVIHLRPKASYSPESKQVVSLSYTMVTPMLNPLIYSLRNKEVKAAFGRVCCGH